Proteins from a single region of Oncorhynchus keta strain PuntledgeMale-10-30-2019 chromosome 20, Oket_V2, whole genome shotgun sequence:
- the LOC127909984 gene encoding uncharacterized protein LOC127909984: MKTEQTAGNILVFVAYSMSNTSAVHPILLLFTKYFCRSPNTSVIYQILLPFTKYFCYLPNTSAVHQILLPFTKYFCRSPNTSAVHQVLLLFTKYFCRSPNTSAVHQILLPFTKYFCRSPNTSAVHQILLPFTKYFCRSPNTSAVHQVLLLFTKYFCRSPNTSAVNNNNICHLADAFIQSDLQSCVHTFYVWVVPGIEPTTMALQAPCSTKYFCRSPNTSAVHQILLPFTKYFCCSPSTSVIYQILLPFTKYFCRSPNASAIHKILLLFTKYFCCSPNTSAVNNNNICHLADAFIQSDLQSCVHTFYVWVVPGIEPTTMALQAPCSTKYFCRSPNTSAVHQILLLFTKYFCYLPNTSAVHQILLLFTKYFCYLPNTSAVHQILLPFTKYFCRSPNTSAVHQILLLFTK; encoded by the coding sequence ATGAAAACGGAACAAACAGCTGGGAATATTTTAGTCTTTGTTGCATACAGTATGTCAAATACTTCTGCTGTTCACCCAATACTTCTGTTATTTACCAAATACTTCTGCCGTTCACCAAATACTTCTGTTATTTACCAAATACTTCTGCCGTTCACCAAATACTTCTGTTATTTACCAAATACTTCTGCCGTTCACCAAATACTTCTGCCGTTCACCAAATACTTCTGCCGTTCACCAAATACTTCTGCTGTTCACCAAGTACTTCTGTTATTTACCAAATACTTCTGCCGTTCACCAAATACTTCTGCCGTTCACCAAATACTTCTGCCGTTCACCAAATACTTCTGCCGTTCACCAAATACTTCTGCCGTTCACCAAATACTTCTGCCGTTCACCAAATACTTCTGCCGTTCACCAAATACTTCTGCTGTTCACCAAGTACTTCTGTTATTTACCAAATACTTCTGCCGTTCACCAAATACTTCTGccgttaataataataatatatgccatttagcagacgcttttatccaaagcgacttacagtcatgtgtgcatacattctacgtatgggtggtcccgggaatcgaacccactaccatggcgttacaagcgccatgctccaCCAAATACTTCTGCCGTTCACCAAATACTTCTGCCGTTCACCAAATACTTCTGCCGTTCACCAAATACTTCTGCTGTTCACCAAGTACTTCTGTTATTTACCAAATACTTCTGCCGTTCACCAAATACTTCTGCCGTTCACCAAATGCTTCTGCCATTCACAAAATACTTCTGTTATTTACCAAATACTTCTGCTGTTCACCAAATACTTCTGccgttaataataataatatatgccatttagcagacgcttttatccaaagcgacttacagtcatgtgtgcatacattctacgtatgggtggtcccgggaatcgaacccactaccatggcgttacaagcgccatgctccaCCAAATACTTCTGCCGTTCACCAAATACTTCTGCCGTTCACCAAATACTTCTGCTGTTCACCAAGTACTTCTGTTATTTACCAAATACTTCTGCCGTTCACCAAATACTTCTGCTGTTCACCAAGTACTTCTGTTATTTACCAAATACTTCTGCCGTTCACCAAATACTTCTGCCGTTCACCAAATACTTCTGCCGTTCACCAAATACTTCTGCCGTTCACCAAATACTTCTGTTATTTACCAAATAA